One part of the Nostoc sp. PCC 7120 = FACHB-418 genome encodes these proteins:
- a CDS encoding peptidoglycan-binding domain-containing protein yields the protein MEFIAYSSMVIANQEANGQTEYLEYELPKFDFSWGKLLKSSAWLSVAGLMVLFTALTQVNGALAAYVRTNGSCLNVRTSPSINAKVVDCIPNGTQINSTGNVNGFARLSGNRYVAAKWVSGMSGGRPGNPGPGVGGTVTLRLGSRGQAVSAVQRAIGVEPTGYYGAVTARRVREFQANNGLRADGIVGPQTRNALFRGNQNQPPTGGPVTLGFGSRGSAVSEVQRALGVEPTGYYGTVTVRRVREFQANNGLRVDGVVGPETRSALFRS from the coding sequence ATGGAATTTATTGCTTATTCTTCTATGGTCATTGCTAACCAAGAGGCAAATGGTCAAACTGAATATCTGGAATATGAACTACCAAAGTTTGATTTTAGCTGGGGTAAATTGCTCAAGTCTTCCGCTTGGCTATCTGTAGCCGGCTTAATGGTATTGTTTACAGCCCTGACTCAAGTTAATGGTGCTTTGGCCGCATACGTGCGTACTAACGGCAGTTGTCTAAATGTGCGTACCTCCCCTAGCATCAATGCCAAAGTCGTAGACTGTATCCCTAATGGAACTCAAATCAATTCCACAGGCAACGTTAATGGTTTTGCTCGCCTATCTGGTAACAGATACGTAGCGGCTAAATGGGTGAGTGGAATGTCTGGTGGTCGTCCTGGCAACCCCGGCCCTGGTGTTGGGGGGACTGTCACACTGCGCCTTGGTTCTCGTGGACAAGCAGTTTCCGCAGTGCAGAGAGCGATCGGAGTTGAACCCACAGGGTATTATGGTGCAGTAACAGCTCGACGTGTGCGCGAGTTTCAAGCCAATAATGGCTTACGTGCAGATGGTATCGTCGGCCCACAAACCCGCAACGCGCTGTTTAGAGGGAACCAAAACCAACCACCAACTGGTGGCCCTGTAACACTGGGTTTCGGTTCTCGCGGTTCAGCCGTTTCCGAAGTGCAGAGAGCGCTTGGTGTGGAACCCACAGGATATTATGGTACGGTGACAGTCCGTCGAGTGCGTGAGTTTCAAGCCAATAATGGTTTACGTGTAGATGGTGTAGTTGGGCCAGAAACTCGCAGCGCCTTATTTAGAAGTTAA
- a CDS encoding M23 family metallopeptidase: MLLKLAKKSTILRCCTYLCITLASLIAVLSTNTSALTQVAGNSQIPQKPIAIPIPTLSTNLIWPTQGYISQGFRKYQHEGIDIAAPSGTPIFAAATGKVVKVGWDEWGLGNAIEIKHPNGSVTVYGHNRRLLVSKGQQVKQGQIIAEMGSTGNSTAPHLHFEYYPNGKVAVNPMTVLTSSTASKISSQPVASNTAKVNQARRVQENPPTKPENNSSPTPSIPIPIEQPVSPAQNIPVAFAPIVTDTRCSGLTILEGETTNILVRVCNENGQLFYIGELKQNPNQPVKIPAWSIGKNRYQADNGSFSYVVSPEQVEIWRNGSQIRTDSFYTSNK; this comes from the coding sequence ATGCTTTTAAAACTAGCCAAAAAAAGTACTATCCTTCGCTGCTGTACTTACTTATGTATTACTTTAGCCTCTTTAATTGCAGTCCTCAGTACAAATACTAGTGCCTTAACTCAAGTAGCAGGTAATTCGCAAATTCCCCAAAAACCTATAGCTATTCCTATTCCAACTCTTAGTACTAACTTGATTTGGCCTACGCAAGGATATATTTCCCAAGGCTTTCGCAAATATCAACATGAAGGAATTGATATTGCAGCCCCATCGGGAACACCAATTTTCGCGGCGGCGACTGGGAAAGTAGTCAAAGTCGGATGGGATGAATGGGGACTAGGTAATGCTATCGAAATCAAACATCCTAATGGTAGCGTCACTGTTTACGGACATAATCGCCGTTTGTTAGTCAGCAAAGGTCAACAGGTGAAACAAGGACAAATCATCGCGGAAATGGGGTCTACAGGTAATAGTACCGCACCACATTTACACTTTGAATATTATCCCAATGGGAAAGTAGCCGTTAACCCCATGACTGTTTTAACATCTTCTACCGCCAGCAAAATTTCCTCACAACCTGTTGCTAGTAATACAGCTAAAGTTAATCAAGCTAGGCGAGTACAGGAAAATCCCCCAACCAAACCTGAAAATAATTCTTCCCCCACTCCCTCCATACCAATCCCCATAGAACAGCCAGTCTCACCCGCGCAAAACATTCCCGTAGCGTTTGCACCGATAGTTACTGATACGAGATGCAGTGGTTTGACGATACTTGAAGGTGAGACAACAAATATACTAGTCCGAGTCTGCAACGAAAATGGGCAGTTGTTTTATATTGGTGAGTTGAAACAAAATCCAAACCAGCCCGTCAAAATACCAGCCTGGAGTATCGGTAAAAATAGATATCAGGCAGATAATGGTAGTTTCTCTTACGTAGTTAGTCCGGAACAAGTGGAAATTTGGCGTAATGGTAGTCAGATACGTACCGATAGTTTTTATACTTCTAATAAATAA
- a CDS encoding isocitrate lyase/PEP mutase family protein, with the protein MSSSHKLRQLLANPEIIVIPGIYDCLSAKLAENIGFDVVATSGFGIAASTLGLPDYGFLTATEALYSVGRIAQSVSVPLIADLDTGYGNALNVMRTIKDAVQLGVAGVLLEDQEWPKKCGHFEGKRVIPTSEHAGKIRAAVEARGDSGLVIIARTDARGPLGLEEAIARGHAYIEAGADILFVEAPQSVAELKAIASAFPHTPLVANIVEGGKTPPLSASELQDLGFKIVFFPLTGLLAVTQTLTACLSHIKEQGSTANFTDIVNFQDFQALVGVPQFLQMEQKFKS; encoded by the coding sequence ATGTCTTCTAGCCACAAACTGCGGCAGTTACTTGCAAATCCTGAAATTATTGTAATTCCTGGTATCTACGATTGCCTGAGTGCCAAACTGGCTGAAAATATTGGTTTTGATGTGGTGGCTACCAGTGGTTTTGGTATTGCTGCATCTACTTTGGGTTTGCCAGATTACGGTTTTCTTACAGCTACAGAAGCGCTTTATAGTGTGGGGCGTATTGCTCAGTCCGTGAGTGTTCCTCTCATTGCCGATTTAGATACTGGCTATGGCAATGCTTTAAATGTGATGCGGACTATCAAGGATGCTGTGCAGTTGGGTGTGGCGGGCGTATTGTTAGAAGACCAAGAATGGCCGAAAAAGTGCGGACATTTTGAAGGGAAGCGAGTTATACCCACATCTGAACACGCTGGCAAAATTCGTGCAGCAGTAGAGGCGCGGGGTGATAGTGGTTTAGTCATTATTGCGCGTACCGATGCCCGTGGCCCACTGGGTTTAGAGGAAGCGATCGCCCGTGGTCATGCTTACATTGAGGCAGGCGCAGATATACTATTTGTGGAAGCTCCCCAGTCTGTGGCAGAATTAAAGGCGATCGCCTCAGCTTTCCCTCACACACCCCTAGTAGCCAATATTGTTGAAGGCGGCAAAACTCCCCCACTATCTGCATCAGAACTACAAGATTTAGGCTTTAAAATCGTGTTTTTCCCCCTTACTGGTTTATTGGCAGTAACGCAAACTTTAACAGCTTGCTTAAGTCATATTAAAGAACAGGGAAGCACAGCTAATTTTACTGACATAGTGAACTTTCAAGATTTTCAAGCCCTTGTCGGCGTTCCCCAATTTCTGCAAATGGAACAAAAGTTTAAATCGTAA
- a CDS encoding nitroreductase family protein, which yields MSTITQIQPLDVPSAIVQRRSIKTFKTDPIAPELLKQLVDLTVAAPSSFNIQDWRIILVQDEAQKAALCAASWNQKQIIEAPVTFVFAADSSVGEGDLTPVFETALATGAWNEGTVNYFKNAIPQFQAGLGDKRREYAIKDAIIAATHLVLAAESLGLSTCFMNGWIEDQVKEVIGATDNSDLAIAVLVPVGYAAEPRLNPGRLPLSSNVSVDRIDNPYVG from the coding sequence ATGAGTACCATCACCCAAATTCAACCGCTAGATGTACCTAGCGCTATAGTCCAGCGTCGCTCGATTAAAACTTTTAAAACAGACCCCATTGCCCCAGAATTACTGAAACAACTAGTAGACTTGACTGTAGCCGCACCCAGTAGCTTTAATATTCAAGATTGGCGAATTATTTTGGTGCAAGATGAGGCGCAAAAAGCAGCCCTTTGTGCCGCCTCTTGGAACCAAAAACAAATTATCGAAGCACCTGTAACTTTTGTTTTCGCTGCCGATTCCAGCGTAGGTGAAGGAGACTTAACCCCGGTTTTTGAAACAGCATTGGCCACTGGGGCTTGGAATGAAGGGACTGTGAATTATTTTAAAAATGCTATTCCCCAATTTCAAGCAGGACTGGGAGATAAGCGCCGGGAATATGCGATTAAGGATGCAATTATTGCTGCTACCCATTTGGTATTAGCAGCAGAAAGTTTAGGCTTATCCACCTGCTTTATGAATGGCTGGATTGAAGACCAAGTAAAAGAAGTAATTGGTGCGACGGATAATTCTGATTTAGCGATCGCTGTCTTAGTTCCTGTAGGCTATGCAGCAGAACCTCGCTTAAATCCAGGTCGTCTGCCATTGTCTAGCAACGTCTCTGTAGACAGAATTGATAATCCCTATGTAGGTTAG
- a CDS encoding alkene reductase translates to MSTNINLFSSYQLGELELPNRIVMAPLTRQRAGEGNVPHQLNAIYYGQRASAGLIIAEATQVTPQGQGYPHTPGIHSPEQVAGWKLVTDTVHQQGGRIFLQLWHVGRISHPDLQPDGGLPVAPSAIAPKGEVLTYEGKKPYVTPRALDTSEIPAIVEQYRQGAANALAAGFDGVEIHAANGYLIDQFLRDGTNQRTDEYGGAIENRARLLLEVTEAITSVWDSQRVGVRLSPSGTFNDIRDSHPLETFGYVAQALNRFNLSYLHIFEAIDADIRHGGTVVPTSHLRDRFTGTLIVNGGYTREKGDTVIANKAADLVAFGTLFISNPDLPERLEVNAPLNQADPTTFYGGGEKGYTDYPFLAVANK, encoded by the coding sequence ATGTCTACCAACATCAACCTATTCTCTTCCTACCAATTGGGAGAACTAGAATTACCCAACCGGATAGTGATGGCTCCTTTAACCAGACAAAGAGCTGGTGAGGGAAATGTACCGCATCAACTTAATGCTATCTACTATGGTCAACGTGCTTCAGCAGGATTAATTATTGCCGAAGCTACCCAGGTGACACCCCAAGGACAAGGGTATCCCCATACACCAGGCATCCATTCCCCAGAACAAGTAGCAGGGTGGAAACTAGTAACTGATACTGTACATCAACAAGGGGGCAGAATTTTTCTGCAACTGTGGCACGTCGGCAGAATATCTCACCCTGACTTGCAGCCAGATGGGGGATTACCTGTAGCACCTTCAGCCATTGCGCCTAAAGGTGAGGTATTAACTTATGAAGGCAAGAAACCTTATGTTACGCCTCGTGCTTTGGACACATCAGAAATTCCCGCTATTGTCGAACAATATCGCCAAGGGGCTGCAAACGCCCTAGCGGCTGGGTTTGATGGTGTAGAAATTCATGCTGCCAATGGTTATTTAATCGACCAGTTTCTTAGAGATGGGACGAATCAACGTACAGACGAGTATGGGGGTGCGATTGAGAATCGCGCCCGACTTTTATTAGAAGTAACCGAGGCGATAACAAGTGTGTGGGATTCCCAAAGGGTAGGAGTCAGACTATCGCCTAGTGGGACATTTAACGATATCCGTGACTCTCATCCTTTAGAAACATTTGGTTACGTAGCTCAAGCACTGAACCGCTTCAACTTATCCTATTTACATATCTTTGAAGCTATAGACGCAGACATTAGACATGGTGGCACAGTTGTACCTACTAGCCATCTACGCGATCGCTTTACAGGTACACTCATTGTTAATGGTGGTTATACCCGTGAAAAAGGCGATACTGTCATAGCCAACAAAGCAGCAGATTTAGTTGCCTTTGGGACGCTGTTTATCTCCAATCCTGATTTACCTGAACGCCTAGAGGTGAACGCACCACTCAATCAGGCAGACCCCACAACCTTTTATGGTGGTGGTGAAAAAGGCTATACAGATTATCCATTTTTAGCAGTTGCTAATAAGTAA